Proteins from a genomic interval of uncultured Methanocorpusculum sp.:
- a CDS encoding homocysteine biosynthesis protein: MYKSIDEINERIRDGSVRVVSAEEMPDIVDELGVTGALQEVDVVTTGTFGAMCSSGAFLNFGHSEIPIRMEKMWLNNVEAYAGIAAVDCYIGVTQESTTRNSEYGGAHVIEDLIAGKSVELHARAKGTDCYPRTSITNEFTIDELNQAIMVNPRNSYQSYNAATNMSDRAIRTYMGFLLPSHRNITYSGAGCLSPLPNDPTLSVIGSGTPIFIGGANGVVVGEGTQSSPGAGFGTLMTSGNMKDMSPDFIRAATMTGYGVTMYVGVGIPIPLLNEEIVRHTAVRDEDLKTSIVDYGTPFRDRPVIREVTYAKLKSGSIEIDGEEVRCSPLSSYKKAREVAAELKNRIENGSFTMALASRPIDSQKRNKPMAEKGYVCHVNEMMVSTFVTITGQESVKEAAKRLLKGETNHLPVIDVENRLIGIVTTYDVSKAFANDAQDLTVSEIMTKNVITITPDAPVDFAARTLQQHNIGALVVIDASRHILGMLNSYDLGDLDGGRGRR, encoded by the coding sequence ATGTACAAATCCATCGACGAAATAAATGAACGTATTCGTGATGGAAGTGTCCGTGTGGTCAGCGCTGAAGAGATGCCGGATATCGTCGATGAACTCGGCGTTACCGGGGCACTCCAAGAAGTGGACGTGGTCACCACCGGCACTTTCGGTGCGATGTGCTCGTCCGGAGCTTTTTTGAACTTCGGCCACTCGGAAATCCCAATAAGAATGGAAAAAATGTGGCTGAATAACGTCGAGGCCTATGCAGGAATAGCAGCAGTCGACTGTTATATCGGAGTGACCCAGGAGTCCACCACGAGAAACTCGGAATACGGCGGGGCCCACGTTATCGAGGACCTTATCGCCGGAAAGTCCGTGGAACTCCACGCCCGGGCGAAAGGGACCGACTGCTACCCGAGAACCTCAATAACCAATGAATTTACCATAGATGAACTGAATCAGGCAATAATGGTCAACCCGAGGAACTCGTATCAATCCTATAATGCCGCGACCAATATGAGCGATCGGGCAATACGGACCTATATGGGATTCCTTCTTCCGTCTCACAGAAATATCACCTACTCGGGAGCCGGGTGTCTCTCTCCTCTTCCAAACGATCCAACCCTTTCGGTTATCGGATCCGGAACCCCGATCTTTATCGGCGGAGCGAACGGCGTCGTTGTCGGGGAAGGCACGCAGTCTTCCCCCGGAGCCGGGTTTGGGACCCTCATGACTTCCGGAAACATGAAGGATATGTCTCCCGATTTCATTCGGGCGGCAACCATGACCGGATACGGCGTGACGATGTACGTCGGCGTGGGTATCCCGATCCCTCTCTTGAATGAAGAAATCGTTCGGCACACCGCGGTCCGTGACGAGGATCTGAAGACGAGCATCGTCGATTACGGAACTCCGTTCAGGGACAGACCCGTGATCCGCGAGGTCACCTATGCCAAGCTGAAGAGCGGCTCGATCGAGATCGACGGCGAAGAGGTCCGCTGTTCTCCGCTCTCCAGTTACAAGAAGGCCCGCGAAGTGGCGGCCGAACTAAAGAACCGGATCGAAAACGGTTCTTTTACGATGGCTCTTGCTTCCCGCCCGATCGATTCCCAGAAGAGGAACAAACCGATGGCGGAGAAAGGGTATGTCTGTCATGTGAACGAGATGATGGTCTCGACCTTTGTGACCATCACGGGACAGGAGAGCGTCAAGGAGGCTGCCAAACGTCTCCTGAAAGGCGAGACGAACCATCTCCCGGTGATCGATGTGGAGAACCGGCTGATTGGTATCGTGACGACCTACGATGTCTCCAAAGCCTTTGCGAACGATGCGCAGGATCTTACCGTTTCCGAGATCATGACCAAAAACGTCATCACGATCACTCCGGACGCGCCGGTGGACTTTGCCGCCAGGACCCTTCAGCAGCACAACATCGGCGCCCTTGTCGTGATCGATGCATCCAGACATATCCTCGGCATGCTCAACTCCTATGATCTTGGAGATCTTGACGGCGGGAGGGGACGAAGATGA
- a CDS encoding 4Fe-4S binding protein, protein MKLMVEFDSDGVQYPNIAAAILRSGVMVNVERALIDGDEGWALLDVDDRDAGKFIATLTRKGVSIRIQKDAVSHSRTDCVDCGLCISICQKQVFSFDENWQLVVDSEQCVLCGRCATYCPQRALSIQK, encoded by the coding sequence ATGAAACTGATGGTTGAGTTCGATTCGGACGGCGTCCAGTATCCAAACATCGCGGCCGCCATCCTTCGGTCCGGTGTGATGGTGAATGTGGAACGCGCCCTTATCGACGGAGACGAGGGCTGGGCGCTGCTCGATGTCGATGACCGCGATGCGGGAAAGTTCATCGCCACCCTTACGAGAAAAGGGGTCTCGATCCGGATCCAGAAAGATGCAGTGTCCCACAGCCGTACGGACTGCGTGGACTGCGGACTGTGCATCAGCATCTGTCAAAAGCAGGTGTTCTCCTTCGATGAAAACTGGCAGCTCGTCGTCGATTCGGAGCAGTGCGTCCTCTGCGGCAGATGTGCGACCTACTGCCCCCAGCGTGCCCTGAGTATCCAGAAGTAA
- a CDS encoding UPF0280 family protein: MIREKFAYRETITTILADDTSHVEAAKEGMIAARTGLEEYLLTDPFFHMSYSPVSAPADAPESVRCMAAASFEADVGPMAAVAATIGWAGVKAMQNRGAAFGLIDNGGDIVLFSNRELRVGIYAGAAPSSGKFAFLIPPQNEILGICTSSATVGPSVSFGIADSVTCFSHDPVKADAWATGLCNILTPENFDEVMKKVEGSSVFAVYAVIGDWIGRWGDLPEIVPAHVSYDLITKG; the protein is encoded by the coding sequence ATGATCCGCGAGAAGTTCGCGTACCGCGAAACGATCACCACGATCCTTGCCGACGATACTTCACATGTTGAAGCGGCAAAGGAAGGGATGATCGCGGCCCGGACCGGTCTTGAAGAGTATCTTCTGACCGATCCCTTTTTTCATATGAGTTACAGTCCGGTTTCTGCCCCGGCAGATGCGCCGGAGTCGGTCCGGTGTATGGCCGCTGCCTCGTTCGAAGCGGATGTCGGGCCTATGGCGGCTGTCGCGGCGACGATCGGCTGGGCGGGCGTCAAAGCGATGCAGAATCGGGGGGCCGCCTTTGGGTTGATTGACAACGGCGGGGATATCGTGCTGTTTTCGAATCGTGAACTGCGGGTCGGGATCTATGCAGGCGCCGCCCCTTCATCCGGGAAGTTCGCATTCCTCATTCCGCCGCAGAACGAAATCCTTGGGATCTGCACTTCGTCTGCGACCGTCGGACCTTCGGTCTCGTTTGGGATCGCGGACTCGGTGACCTGTTTTTCCCATGATCCTGTAAAGGCGGATGCCTGGGCGACTGGTCTTTGTAATATCCTGACACCGGAAAACTTTGACGAGGTCATGAAAAAAGTTGAAGGCTCATCGGTCTTTGCCGTATATGCGGTGATCGGCGACTGGATCGGCCGGTGGGGGGATCTGCCCGAGATCGTGCCGGCGCATGTCAGCTATGATCTGATCACGAAAGGTTAG
- a CDS encoding AsnC family protein produces MRNEDVDWALFHMIPENGTRTIAELAEQSGFSEDEIRASLARLQKACLIHVKGEVVCALSITDMFMMNEIQQPSSDIYIEDGIIKVRK; encoded by the coding sequence ATGAGAAATGAGGACGTGGACTGGGCACTGTTTCATATGATCCCGGAGAATGGGACGCGGACGATCGCAGAACTTGCGGAGCAGTCCGGATTTTCCGAGGATGAAATCAGAGCTTCCCTTGCACGCCTCCAAAAAGCCTGTCTTATCCATGTAAAAGGCGAGGTCGTCTGTGCTCTCTCGATCACCGATATGTTCATGATGAACGAAATACAGCAGCCCTCCTCCGACATCTACATCGAAGACGGCATCATCAAGGTACGAAAATGA
- a CDS encoding tRNA (cytidine(56)-2'-O)-methyltransferase, translating to MNLKPESYILRIGHRPERDQRVTTHVGLSSRALGASGMYLAADDAKVANSITDVATRFGGTFFCENNVKWKSCINQFKKSGGKVVHLTMYGLRLQDVIADIRKEEKVMIVVGAEKVPGDLYELADYNVAVANQPHSEISALALCLDHLYEGKELDLAFPDAELEVLPTKIGKTTIKHEHDQEKP from the coding sequence ATGAATCTCAAACCCGAATCCTATATCCTCAGAATAGGACACCGTCCCGAAAGGGATCAGCGTGTCACCACCCATGTCGGTTTAAGCTCCCGTGCTCTTGGGGCGAGCGGCATGTACCTGGCGGCCGACGATGCAAAGGTCGCCAACAGTATAACCGATGTCGCAACAAGGTTCGGCGGGACCTTCTTCTGCGAAAACAATGTCAAATGGAAGTCCTGCATCAATCAGTTCAAAAAGAGCGGCGGAAAAGTCGTCCACCTGACGATGTACGGTCTCCGGCTTCAGGACGTAATCGCTGATATCAGAAAGGAGGAGAAGGTCATGATCGTTGTAGGTGCGGAAAAAGTCCCGGGCGATCTGTACGAACTTGCCGACTACAATGTTGCCGTCGCAAATCAGCCCCACTCCGAGATCTCCGCCCTTGCCCTCTGTCTTGATCATCTGTATGAAGGAAAGGAGCTTGACCTCGCATTTCCTGATGCCGAACTTGAAGTCCTGCCGACGAAGATCGGGAAGACCACGATCAAACACGAACACGACCAAGAAAAACCATGA
- a CDS encoding ATP-grasp domain-containing protein, whose translation MKSVLVAGYTTRHVAASASSAGYDVYVVDHFCDQDLIWYTKDHHAFDELDELPFAVEEMMETHDIDHVVTTSGAELLEIFNRLGTPAHIAERFMDKGKTQDFFKDLGVPVPKRLGPGEYPAMMKTLSGAGGWRNACVHSDAERDAWEEFADYAPCMAQEPIDGQPASVSCLGTGDAALALCANEQILRGGDSCAYAFSGSLTPCKHPLAERMMELAEQIIAESGCVGSVGVDFVLTDDEAYAIEINPRFQGTVETVETALSMNLFSLHHDACMGILPEKRPEPVCFGVRKILAAPRNITIQKEMSPLRSTITDIPYPGTSFEEGEVMFSVTGSGATREDAFSSLDKNIRDALQFIKE comes from the coding sequence ATGAAGAGTGTTCTCGTCGCCGGATATACGACCCGCCACGTTGCCGCCTCGGCATCCAGTGCCGGGTATGACGTCTACGTAGTAGATCATTTCTGCGACCAGGATCTGATCTGGTACACGAAGGATCATCACGCCTTCGATGAACTGGACGAACTGCCGTTTGCTGTTGAAGAGATGATGGAAACGCATGATATCGACCATGTCGTTACCACCTCCGGCGCGGAACTTCTCGAAATATTTAACCGTCTTGGAACTCCCGCACATATCGCGGAACGGTTCATGGACAAGGGAAAGACCCAGGATTTTTTCAAAGATCTCGGCGTTCCTGTCCCCAAACGGCTTGGTCCGGGCGAGTATCCGGCGATGATGAAGACCTTATCCGGCGCGGGGGGCTGGCGGAATGCCTGTGTTCACTCCGATGCCGAACGCGACGCCTGGGAAGAGTTTGCCGACTATGCTCCCTGCATGGCCCAGGAGCCGATCGACGGCCAGCCGGCAAGTGTTTCATGCCTTGGGACTGGAGATGCGGCCCTTGCTCTCTGTGCAAACGAGCAGATCCTTAGAGGCGGCGACTCATGCGCCTATGCGTTTTCCGGTTCGCTGACCCCGTGCAAACATCCGCTTGCCGAGCGCATGATGGAACTTGCGGAGCAGATCATCGCGGAGAGTGGATGTGTGGGTTCGGTCGGCGTGGACTTCGTCCTGACCGATGACGAGGCCTATGCGATCGAAATAAATCCCCGGTTCCAGGGAACCGTCGAGACGGTTGAAACCGCTCTCAGCATGAATCTTTTTTCCTTACACCACGATGCCTGTATGGGCATCCTGCCGGAAAAACGCCCCGAACCGGTGTGTTTCGGCGTGAGAAAGATCCTTGCAGCGCCCAGAAATATCACGATTCAAAAAGAAATGTCCCCGTTGCGCAGCACGATCACCGACATTCCCTACCCCGGTACATCCTTCGAAGAAGGGGAGGTAATGTTCTCCGTGACTGGGTCGGGTGCCACCCGCGAGGATGCTTTCTCCTCGCTGGATAAAAATATTAGGGATGCCCTACAATTTATTAAGGAATGA
- a CDS encoding transcription factor, protein MTVITEEQLGNPAIYQYLLKLVGEEGLELLRRWSDVSYARRWVEEKLSSEDLKAVDKARFLAESRRSDEDLVEAERSDEEIAELTGINLNSVRHTLYNLYEHRLAEYRRIKNNETGWLTYLWLMRMDHMNMVLRNEMEVAAGKLAGRLRYDEANDFYQCKNCGITTTFNSAMTTNFSCPQCGTMLVHFDDELIITALKKRLAKMQTALDNA, encoded by the coding sequence ATGACGGTCATCACAGAAGAGCAACTCGGGAATCCGGCAATCTATCAATATCTGCTCAAACTAGTCGGAGAAGAGGGTCTGGAACTCCTTCGCCGCTGGTCAGATGTATCCTATGCACGCAGATGGGTGGAGGAAAAGCTGAGCAGTGAAGATCTTAAGGCAGTCGACAAAGCACGGTTCCTTGCCGAATCAAGACGTTCCGACGAGGATCTTGTCGAAGCGGAACGCAGCGACGAGGAGATCGCCGAACTCACCGGCATCAATCTGAACTCGGTTCGCCACACTCTCTATAACTTATATGAACACCGTCTTGCGGAGTACCGCAGAATCAAAAACAACGAAACCGGCTGGCTCACCTATCTTTGGCTTATGCGTATGGATCATATGAACATGGTTCTGCGTAACGAGATGGAGGTCGCGGCGGGAAAACTGGCAGGCAGACTGAGATACGATGAGGCCAACGACTTTTACCAGTGTAAAAACTGCGGTATCACGACGACCTTCAATAGTGCCATGACGACCAACTTCTCCTGCCCTCAGTGCGGAACGATGCTGGTGCATTTCGATGACGAACTGATCATCACGGCCTTGAAAAAACGCCTTGCCAAGATGCAGACCGCACTTGATAATGCCTGA
- a CDS encoding HDIG domain-containing metalloprotein encodes MPEYSKILFSAGCDAGVVSHCEKVAEVAARYVGESVDSELVHAGAMLHDIGRSKTHSIKHAAKGAKICRRLDLSEEIVKIVGRHTGAGLTEDESVLLGLSPVSAVPETLEEKIVAHADNLVSGSREVTIYQRMMQIADLPAGSKRKIWRLAMEVELLAE; translated from the coding sequence ATGCCTGAATATTCCAAAATTCTTTTTTCCGCCGGATGTGATGCCGGGGTCGTTTCCCACTGCGAAAAAGTTGCCGAGGTCGCCGCACGGTATGTCGGCGAATCGGTCGATTCCGAGTTAGTGCATGCCGGGGCAATGCTGCATGACATCGGGAGATCGAAGACGCATTCGATCAAACATGCCGCGAAAGGAGCGAAGATCTGCCGCCGTCTGGACCTTTCCGAGGAGATCGTCAAAATCGTCGGAAGGCATACGGGCGCCGGTCTGACCGAGGATGAATCGGTACTTCTGGGTCTCTCTCCTGTTTCTGCGGTCCCGGAGACGCTCGAAGAGAAGATTGTGGCGCATGCCGACAATCTCGTGTCCGGATCGCGCGAGGTGACGATCTATCAGCGCATGATGCAGATCGCGGATCTGCCGGCCGGTTCGAAACGGAAGATCTGGCGTCTGGCGATGGAAGTCGAACTGCTCGCCGAATGA
- a CDS encoding C-GCAxxG-C-C family protein: protein MDNAKKAVATFSQGLNCAQSVFSSFSNDLGVDENTAKKIAGSFGSGMRYGEVCGAVTGALMVIGLKYGASTGEDLESKADTNEKTVEFLDAFKAEHGSILCRDLLGYDILKENELAIIKEKGLFKTLCPKLVESAALILEKKLDAWEADQRK from the coding sequence ATGGATAATGCAAAAAAAGCAGTAGCTACGTTTTCCCAAGGGTTAAACTGTGCACAGTCGGTGTTTTCCTCATTCTCGAACGACCTCGGTGTCGATGAAAATACCGCAAAGAAAATCGCCGGAAGTTTCGGTTCAGGCATGCGGTACGGCGAAGTTTGCGGCGCCGTCACGGGTGCGCTGATGGTCATCGGTCTGAAATACGGCGCCTCCACCGGCGAAGATCTTGAATCGAAGGCGGATACAAATGAAAAAACCGTGGAATTTCTCGATGCGTTCAAAGCGGAACACGGCTCGATTCTCTGCCGGGATCTTCTTGGATACGATATTCTGAAGGAGAATGAACTCGCGATCATCAAAGAGAAGGGCCTGTTTAAAACGCTCTGTCCAAAACTGGTTGAGTCGGCCGCCCTGATCCTCGAGAAAAAACTGGATGCATGGGAAGCGGACCAGAGAAAGTAA
- the hisD gene encoding histidinol dehydrogenase: MFWQPLNVESWVSMRRGSLADVKESVEAIIEDVRTNGDAALFALTEKFDKQKLSSLQISREAIDAAYDEVDPALVQALIEAEARITRFHELQMDKSLWLEETEPGITLGVKTTPLDRVGAYIPGGRAAYPSTVLMTTVAARVAGVPEIVLFTPPPVNPLTLVALDIAGVTEAYSVGGAQAIAALALGTETIRPVQKIVGPGNVFVTQAKMLLREYAEIDFPAGPSEIGVLADESANPAFIAADILAQAEHDPNAACVLVTTSERIALDVGAEIEQQIEFAPRREIMEKALAHSGYVIAGDLDEALNLMNEIAPEHLSIQTADPLTTLGKIRHAGSIFIGPYTPVACGDYASGTNHVLPTAGYAKSYSALDVHHFMKHSQVQMVTKEGLETIGDVVEILAEAEGLAAHAASVTIRRS; this comes from the coding sequence ATGTTTTGGCAGCCGCTGAATGTTGAGTCGTGGGTTTCGATGCGCCGCGGTTCGCTGGCCGACGTAAAGGAATCAGTCGAGGCGATTATTGAGGATGTCCGTACCAACGGGGATGCCGCTCTTTTTGCCCTGACGGAAAAGTTCGATAAGCAGAAACTCTCTTCCCTTCAGATATCCCGGGAAGCGATTGATGCAGCGTATGATGAGGTCGATCCTGCCCTTGTCCAGGCACTGATCGAGGCCGAGGCACGGATCACCCGGTTCCACGAACTCCAGATGGATAAATCGCTATGGCTCGAGGAAACGGAACCGGGCATCACGCTCGGCGTTAAAACAACGCCTCTCGACCGTGTCGGTGCCTATATTCCCGGCGGACGGGCGGCATATCCCTCAACGGTCCTTATGACCACGGTCGCGGCCCGCGTTGCCGGCGTTCCCGAGATCGTTCTTTTCACACCGCCACCGGTAAACCCGCTGACGCTGGTCGCTCTTGATATTGCCGGCGTTACGGAGGCCTATTCTGTCGGCGGAGCCCAAGCAATAGCAGCGCTCGCTCTTGGCACCGAAACGATCCGTCCGGTCCAAAAGATCGTCGGGCCCGGGAACGTCTTCGTCACGCAGGCAAAAATGCTCCTGCGCGAATATGCGGAGATCGACTTTCCGGCCGGACCAAGCGAGATCGGCGTTCTTGCAGACGAGTCGGCAAACCCTGCATTCATCGCCGCTGATATTCTTGCCCAGGCAGAACATGATCCAAACGCTGCCTGCGTTCTGGTGACCACATCAGAGCGAATCGCACTGGACGTCGGAGCCGAGATCGAACAGCAGATCGAGTTCGCTCCGCGCCGCGAGATCATGGAGAAGGCTCTGGCCCACTCAGGCTATGTGATCGCCGGTGATCTGGATGAAGCGCTCAATCTGATGAATGAGATCGCTCCTGAGCATCTGTCGATCCAGACCGCCGATCCTCTTACGACGCTTGGAAAGATCCGGCACGCAGGTTCGATTTTCATCGGTCCGTACACGCCGGTTGCCTGCGGGGATTATGCGTCCGGAACCAACCACGTTCTTCCAACGGCCGGATATGCAAAGAGCTACTCAGCCTTGGATGTTCACCACTTCATGAAACATTCGCAGGTCCAGATGGTTACAAAAGAAGGGCTGGAGACCATTGGCGATGTCGTGGAGATCCTGGCAGAAGCCGAAGGACTTGCCGCCCATGCCGCGTCGGTAACGATCCGCCGGTCCTGA
- a CDS encoding SPFH domain-containing protein: MGLFSKTNKTIGSGSDIEGANSRKGFYWVEDQKGDNIMWRLPRNVMWNDNVLVREDEYGIFFRDGKALTVFDRPDRYALTTENIPVLKNILGTVVGNVQIGEFYWAQKREFRDKFGTPQPLAFRDVDFGVVQLRIFGQFSYKVVDPLLLITQFVGTKGLTRSEEVVEWLKSQVIMVLNDTLGELKTKKQMGVLDMPAYLQEIEQLCLGKLTAETEVYGLKIMKFAGLNINMPEEVQEAINKRGAMSALGVNYLQYESGKAIEGIGQGVALGGEGSGFAMMGAGMGAGMSMGGMMTQSMAGGGGQPAPFGGQPGAAPKAEAPQTTAPKQAEPMDKCNNCGAEFSAGKKFCPECGQKMTPAGSSTCANCGAALSPGAKFCPECGTKVETIRRCPRCNAEVSAGTKFCPECGQKL; the protein is encoded by the coding sequence ATGGGATTATTCTCAAAAACAAACAAGACCATTGGCTCAGGGTCGGATATCGAGGGTGCAAACTCCAGAAAAGGATTCTACTGGGTTGAGGATCAAAAGGGAGACAACATCATGTGGCGTCTCCCAAGAAACGTCATGTGGAACGACAACGTTCTCGTCCGCGAGGATGAATACGGTATCTTCTTCCGCGACGGAAAAGCGCTCACGGTTTTCGACCGGCCGGATCGATACGCTCTGACCACTGAAAACATCCCTGTTCTGAAAAATATTCTTGGAACTGTGGTTGGAAACGTGCAGATTGGAGAATTTTACTGGGCGCAAAAGCGTGAATTCCGGGATAAGTTCGGGACTCCGCAGCCTCTTGCGTTCCGTGATGTAGACTTCGGTGTTGTCCAGCTCAGGATCTTCGGTCAGTTCTCTTACAAAGTTGTTGATCCGCTGCTTCTGATTACCCAGTTCGTTGGAACAAAGGGCCTGACACGATCAGAAGAGGTGGTCGAGTGGCTGAAATCCCAAGTCATCATGGTTCTGAACGATACTCTTGGTGAGTTGAAGACCAAGAAGCAGATGGGTGTTCTGGATATGCCTGCATATCTGCAGGAGATAGAACAACTCTGCCTTGGCAAACTGACGGCCGAGACGGAAGTGTATGGTCTGAAGATCATGAAGTTTGCCGGCCTGAACATCAACATGCCCGAAGAGGTTCAGGAAGCGATCAACAAGCGTGGAGCGATGTCTGCTCTGGGCGTGAACTATCTCCAGTATGAGTCCGGAAAAGCCATCGAAGGCATTGGACAGGGAGTTGCTCTTGGAGGAGAAGGCTCAGGATTTGCCATGATGGGTGCAGGAATGGGTGCCGGAATGAGTATGGGCGGCATGATGACCCAGAGCATGGCAGGTGGCGGTGGTCAGCCTGCTCCCTTTGGCGGTCAGCCGGGTGCTGCCCCCAAGGCAGAGGCGCCTCAGACAACGGCCCCAAAACAGGCTGAACCAATGGATAAATGTAATAACTGCGGTGCTGAGTTTTCGGCCGGCAAAAAGTTCTGCCCGGAGTGCGGACAGAAAATGACACCTGCCGGAAGTTCTACATGTGCGAACTGCGGTGCGGCCCTTTCGCCAGGAGCAAAGTTCTGCCCGGAGTGCGGTACAAAAGTCGAGACTATTCGGAGATGTCCTCGGTGTAATGCTGAAGTCTCTGCCGGAACGAAGTTCTGTCCTGAATGCGGACAGAAGCTCTAA
- a CDS encoding zinc ribbon domain-containing protein, whose protein sequence is MLLKELKCPGCGAPLKAKERDMMLTCGHCGRISLYADGKVGDVTYSIATPSKESSGELIYVPFWIVNADLNVKKETISGGKISRFITDKKQMRGTRDFYVCAAAIPEEFSRKWNMDLTLGQPTLNLISGFKGGKHAVMTMEKGIAGENAEFLFLRYETEIPGTLQKLEYDFKINSTKVLYLPAYKTNDKYVLGIPYE, encoded by the coding sequence ATGCTGTTAAAAGAACTTAAATGTCCTGGCTGCGGTGCACCTCTCAAAGCCAAAGAACGCGACATGATGCTGACCTGCGGCCACTGCGGGCGGATCAGTTTATATGCTGACGGAAAAGTAGGTGATGTTACCTACTCTATCGCCACACCCTCTAAGGAATCCTCCGGAGAACTTATCTATGTTCCCTTCTGGATTGTGAATGCTGATCTGAATGTCAAGAAGGAAACCATATCCGGCGGAAAAATTTCCCGGTTTATTACTGACAAAAAACAGATGCGTGGTACCCGCGACTTCTATGTCTGCGCTGCAGCAATTCCAGAAGAATTCAGCCGAAAATGGAATATGGATCTCACGCTAGGTCAGCCAACATTGAATCTTATTTCGGGATTCAAGGGTGGAAAGCATGCAGTGATGACCATGGAAAAAGGAATAGCTGGAGAAAATGCAGAATTCCTGTTCCTGCGGTATGAGACCGAGATCCCCGGTACGCTCCAGAAACTTGAGTATGATTTTAAGATAAACAGCACAAAAGTGCTTTATCTTCCTGCATACAAAACCAATGACAAATATGTATTAGGTATCCCATATGAGTGA
- the ilvE gene encoding branched-chain-amino-acid transaminase, translating into MLVYINGKFVPEEQATVSIFDHGFLYGDGVFEGIRAYNGRVFRLKEHVDRLFDSAKALDLDPGITRTEMGEIIKETLRQNNLKDAYIRPIITRGVGTMGLDPRHCANPSIICAASAWGAMYGDLYETGLTAVTVCVRRNPPDTLPPNIKSLNYLNNILGKIEANYKGGDEAIFLDRTGKLAEGSGDNIYLIKDGVLYTPPTINNLKGITRLVLLDICAKIGIRYEICELGLFDLYTADEVMVTGTAAEICAITKIDGRRIGTGVPGPVYKKLLAAFQTETQNSGDAY; encoded by the coding sequence ATGTTAGTTTACATAAACGGGAAATTTGTGCCTGAAGAACAGGCAACCGTGTCGATCTTCGACCACGGATTCCTTTACGGAGACGGTGTGTTTGAAGGAATCAGAGCATACAATGGTCGTGTGTTCCGCCTCAAAGAGCACGTTGACCGTCTCTTTGACTCGGCCAAAGCCTTAGATCTTGATCCAGGAATCACTCGTACCGAGATGGGCGAGATCATCAAAGAGACTCTGCGCCAGAATAACCTGAAGGATGCCTATATCCGTCCGATCATCACGCGTGGTGTTGGAACTATGGGACTCGATCCGCGTCACTGTGCAAACCCCTCGATCATCTGTGCTGCTTCCGCATGGGGAGCAATGTACGGCGACCTGTATGAAACCGGTCTTACCGCGGTGACGGTCTGTGTGAGAAGAAACCCGCCGGACACACTCCCGCCGAACATCAAATCCCTCAATTACCTGAACAACATTCTTGGTAAGATCGAGGCAAACTACAAGGGTGGGGACGAGGCCATCTTCCTTGACCGAACCGGAAAGCTTGCAGAAGGTTCCGGCGACAACATCTATCTCATAAAAGACGGCGTTCTCTACACCCCTCCGACTATCAACAACCTCAAAGGCATCACCCGCCTTGTCCTTCTCGACATCTGCGCGAAAATCGGCATCCGCTACGAAATCTGCGAGCTTGGACTCTTTGATCTCTACACCGCCGACGAAGTCATGGTCACAGGAACGGCCGCAGAAATCTGCGCAATCACCAAAATCGACGGCAGAAGGATCGGAACCGGCGTTCCAGGCCCTGTCTACAAAAAGCTTCTTGCAGCATTCCAGACGGAGACTCAGAACTCCGGCGACGCATACTGA
- a CDS encoding peptidylprolyl isomerase: protein MSVQNGDTIRVHYIGELTDGTRFDSSEGRDPLQFTVGSGMVVPGFDAAVLGMEIGETKSVTILPADAYGEKTDEMTVDIPRAEFGEDFTANPGEQLMIQLGDGNQIPVTITKIDENTVTLDANHPLAGKTLVFTITLAEICPAEPDA, encoded by the coding sequence ATGTCAGTACAAAACGGCGATACAATACGCGTACACTACATTGGAGAACTAACCGACGGCACACGTTTCGACTCATCGGAGGGTCGCGACCCCCTTCAGTTTACCGTTGGTTCCGGGATGGTAGTCCCCGGTTTCGATGCCGCAGTTCTTGGAATGGAGATCGGCGAGACAAAATCGGTCACGATCCTTCCGGCCGATGCCTACGGCGAAAAGACCGATGAGATGACGGTGGATATTCCACGTGCAGAGTTCGGGGAGGATTTCACCGCAAATCCCGGCGAGCAGCTTATGATCCAGCTTGGGGATGGGAACCAGATCCCGGTCACTATCACGAAGATCGATGAGAACACGGTGACGCTTGATGCAAACCACCCTCTTGCGGGTAAAACACTGGTGTTTACGATCACACTGGCTGAGATCTGCCCCGCAGAACCCGACGCGTAA